A single Paenibacillus sp. FSL R5-0517 DNA region contains:
- the der gene encoding ribosome biogenesis GTPase Der, producing MARPVVAIVGRPNVGKSTIFNRIIGDRLAIVEDKPGITRDRIYGIGEWNGKPFSIIDTGGIEIDGEDVILKSIRMQAELAIEEADVIVFMCDAKAGITQSDEEVAEMLYRSGKPIVVAVNKVDNIGRSELIYEFYGFGFGDPIGVSGSHGTGVGDLLDAIVEKLPELEEETYDEDVIRVALIGRPNVGKSSLVNAILGEERVIVSDVAGTTRDAIDTPFEKDGQRYVLIDTAGMRKRGKVYETTEKYSVMRAMRAIERADVVLIVINGEEGIIEQDKHIAGYAFEAGKASLFVVNKWDVVEKHDKTMKEFETKIRDHFLFMTYAPVVFLSALTKQRLQKLLPVVKHVAEQHSLRVQTHLLNDVVSDAVAINPPPTDKGRRMRINYVTQVAVKPPTMVVFVNDPELMHFSYERYLENKIRAAFNFEGTPIRIFTRRKSDEG from the coding sequence ATGGCAAGACCCGTTGTGGCAATTGTCGGACGACCGAACGTGGGTAAATCCACCATTTTCAATCGGATCATCGGCGACAGACTGGCCATTGTGGAAGACAAGCCGGGCATTACCCGTGACCGTATATATGGAATCGGTGAATGGAACGGTAAACCATTTAGTATTATTGATACAGGTGGTATCGAAATTGATGGTGAAGATGTAATCTTAAAATCGATTCGGATGCAAGCAGAGCTCGCTATTGAAGAAGCAGATGTTATTGTATTCATGTGTGATGCAAAAGCAGGTATTACGCAATCGGATGAAGAGGTAGCAGAGATGCTATACCGCTCAGGCAAGCCTATTGTTGTAGCGGTTAACAAAGTGGATAATATCGGACGAAGTGAGCTCATTTATGAGTTTTATGGATTCGGTTTCGGTGATCCCATCGGCGTATCCGGAAGTCACGGTACAGGTGTAGGTGATTTGCTTGATGCTATTGTGGAGAAGTTGCCAGAACTTGAGGAAGAGACTTACGACGAAGATGTCATTCGTGTAGCTCTGATCGGACGTCCTAATGTGGGTAAATCTTCACTGGTGAACGCTATTCTGGGGGAAGAGCGTGTCATTGTAAGTGATGTGGCTGGAACGACCCGGGATGCGATTGATACACCTTTTGAAAAAGACGGCCAACGTTACGTGCTGATTGATACAGCAGGTATGCGTAAGCGTGGTAAAGTATATGAAACAACTGAGAAATACAGTGTAATGCGTGCTATGCGTGCGATTGAGCGTGCAGATGTCGTTCTGATTGTCATTAATGGTGAAGAAGGCATTATTGAGCAGGACAAGCATATTGCTGGATATGCATTTGAAGCGGGCAAAGCGTCTTTGTTTGTCGTGAACAAATGGGATGTAGTCGAGAAGCATGACAAAACGATGAAAGAGTTTGAGACGAAAATTCGGGATCACTTCCTGTTTATGACGTATGCTCCAGTCGTATTTTTGTCAGCCCTGACAAAACAACGTTTACAAAAATTATTGCCGGTTGTAAAACATGTGGCGGAACAACACTCGTTGCGTGTTCAGACGCATCTGCTTAACGATGTCGTATCGGATGCGGTAGCTATTAACCCTCCGCCAACAGATAAAGGACGGAGAATGAGAATCAACTATGTGACTCAGGTTGCTGTTAAGCCACCGACCATGGTTGTTTTTGTGAACGATCCGGAATTGATGCACTTCTC
- the rpsA gene encoding 30S ribosomal protein S1, with the protein MSEEMKNQEATQDELDQFVSLKKGDTVKGTIVKLEDNQAYVSIGYKYDGVIPIRELSSLHVDSASDAVEVGQEVEAKVLSIDDEKEKLVLSKRAIDSENAWDQLQKHFEDQDVFEVVVGDVVKGGLVADVGVRGFIPASMVERHFVEDFSDYKGRTLRVKVKEIDRENNKVILSQKDVLEQEFEANKATVMAGLQEGQVIEGTVQRLTQFGAFVDVGGVDGLVHVSELAWTHVEKPSDVLSEGDKVSVKVLKVDPEKGKISLSMKAVQPGPWETASEKFNSSDIVTGVVKRLVDFGAFVEIAPGVEGLVHISQISHKHIGTPHEVLKEGQEVQVKILDMNPSEQRVSLSIKETEEAPAQPQKSERPARNNAPREEINNPNVSLNNQGMSTTLGELFGDKLSKFK; encoded by the coding sequence ATGTCGGAAGAAATGAAAAATCAAGAAGCAACCCAAGATGAGTTGGATCAATTCGTTTCCTTGAAAAAAGGAGATACCGTAAAAGGAACCATCGTCAAATTGGAAGATAACCAAGCCTATGTGAGCATTGGATATAAATATGACGGTGTCATTCCAATTCGTGAACTGTCTTCATTACATGTGGACAGCGCGTCTGATGCAGTAGAAGTTGGACAAGAAGTTGAAGCTAAAGTTCTTAGCATCGACGACGAGAAAGAAAAACTCGTTCTGTCCAAACGTGCAATCGACAGCGAAAACGCTTGGGATCAATTGCAAAAGCATTTTGAAGACCAAGACGTATTCGAAGTTGTTGTAGGTGATGTTGTTAAAGGCGGTCTGGTAGCAGACGTGGGCGTGCGTGGATTTATCCCGGCATCCATGGTTGAACGCCATTTCGTTGAAGACTTCAGCGACTATAAAGGACGCACACTGCGTGTTAAAGTGAAAGAGATCGACCGTGAGAACAACAAAGTGATCCTTTCCCAAAAAGACGTATTGGAGCAAGAATTCGAAGCAAACAAAGCAACGGTTATGGCTGGTTTGCAAGAAGGTCAAGTGATCGAAGGTACAGTACAACGTTTGACTCAATTCGGCGCATTTGTTGATGTGGGCGGAGTTGACGGTTTGGTTCACGTATCCGAGCTGGCTTGGACACACGTTGAAAAACCATCCGACGTTCTGTCTGAAGGCGATAAAGTTAGTGTGAAAGTGCTGAAAGTTGACCCTGAAAAAGGCAAAATCAGCCTGAGCATGAAAGCAGTTCAACCAGGTCCTTGGGAAACTGCAAGCGAGAAATTCAATTCCAGCGATATCGTAACAGGTGTTGTAAAACGTCTGGTCGACTTCGGTGCATTTGTTGAAATCGCTCCTGGTGTTGAGGGACTTGTGCATATTTCACAAATCTCCCACAAACACATCGGCACTCCTCATGAAGTGCTGAAAGAAGGACAAGAAGTTCAAGTTAAAATCTTGGACATGAACCCTTCTGAGCAACGTGTAAGCTTGAGCATCAAAGAAACTGAAGAAGCTCCTGCTCAACCACAAAAATCAGAGCGTCCAGCAAGAAACAACGCTCCACGTGAAGAAATCAACAATCCAAACGTTTCCTTGAACAATCAAGGTATGAGCACTACGCTCGGCGAACTGTTTGGTGACAAACTCAGCAAATTCAAATAA
- a CDS encoding lysophospholipid acyltransferase family protein: protein MIYTFCSTLLRIIYTILFRLEAVGRENIPEEGGVLLCSNHISNFDPPTVGIKIRRQVRFMAKSELFEIPVLGRIIKAVGAFPVKRGGVSKESIKTSLNILRDGQVLGIFPSGSRHNDGGIGKKGAASFALRSGATVIPTAIIGNYKVFRKMKVVYGAPVSLDEFKEDPSGEALEKATEKIMSKINEMVQTGVPSK from the coding sequence ATGATTTACACATTTTGCAGCACATTACTGCGGATCATTTACACCATTCTTTTCCGCTTGGAGGCCGTTGGACGGGAGAATATTCCGGAAGAAGGCGGCGTACTTTTATGTTCCAATCATATTAGTAATTTCGATCCTCCAACTGTTGGTATCAAAATTCGCCGTCAGGTGCGTTTCATGGCCAAAAGCGAATTGTTTGAAATTCCGGTACTCGGCCGAATTATCAAAGCCGTGGGCGCTTTCCCCGTTAAACGTGGAGGTGTCAGCAAGGAATCCATCAAAACCTCACTCAATATTTTGCGTGATGGTCAAGTGCTTGGGATCTTCCCCTCGGGAAGCCGTCACAATGATGGAGGTATCGGCAAAAAAGGAGCAGCGAGTTTTGCTCTCCGTAGTGGCGCTACAGTTATTCCTACTGCTATTATCGGTAACTACAAAGTTTTTCGTAAGATGAAAGTTGTATATGGAGCACCAGTAAGTTTGGACGAGTTCAAGGAAGACCCCTCCGGAGAAGCTCTGGAGAAGGCGACTGAAAAGATTATGTCCAAGATTAACGAAATGGTGCAAACGGGCGTGCCAAGCAAGTAA
- the cmk gene encoding (d)CMP kinase translates to MASQNTSENGKMNVAIDGPAGAGKSTVARLVAEALAYVYVDTGAMYRAVTLHMLRKDIAPEEVTQVLQEAQKLVIDLQPDPDGQKVFCNGEEVTSEIRSREVTGIVSRYAQIEGLRTQLVDTQRQMALRKGVVMDGRDIGTTVLPDAEVKIFMTASVEERALRRFKELDPSEGLTLQQLERDIATRDRLDENREISPLRCAEDAIVLDTTKMNIHEVVDKIVSYCTMVRGEIGL, encoded by the coding sequence TTGGCAAGCCAGAACACATCAGAGAACGGGAAAATGAACGTTGCAATTGACGGACCTGCCGGTGCCGGGAAAAGCACGGTGGCCCGATTGGTTGCAGAGGCGCTCGCGTATGTATACGTCGATACAGGCGCAATGTACCGTGCGGTAACCTTGCACATGCTTCGGAAAGATATTGCGCCAGAAGAAGTGACACAGGTACTTCAGGAAGCCCAAAAGCTGGTCATTGATTTACAACCGGATCCCGACGGACAGAAAGTGTTCTGTAATGGGGAAGAAGTAACCTCGGAAATCCGCTCCCGTGAAGTGACGGGAATCGTGTCCCGATATGCGCAAATCGAGGGGCTGCGTACGCAATTAGTGGATACTCAGCGGCAAATGGCTTTGCGCAAGGGCGTCGTTATGGATGGACGCGATATCGGAACGACAGTATTGCCCGATGCGGAAGTGAAAATCTTTATGACTGCCAGTGTGGAAGAGCGTGCGCTTCGCCGCTTCAAAGAACTGGACCCCTCTGAAGGACTGACGTTGCAACAGCTGGAGCGAGACATTGCCACCCGTGACAGATTGGATGAGAATCGGGAAATTTCCCCACTGCGTTGTGCTGAGGATGCTATCGTCCTGGATACAACAAAGATGAACATTCATGAAGTGGTTGACAAAATCGTATCTTATTGCACAATGGTCAGAGGAGAGATCGGTCTATGA
- a CDS encoding flagellar brake domain-containing protein, whose amino-acid sequence MFPKINEILFIQIASADEKEEHKEYKSRIADMDDSSFLIEVPMQQGSSRLKRLFFGEELSISYITEDGVRHYFNTFVTGFEEDVVRLVRIRKPLASDISKIQRRSFLRVHANLELAIQSEDLTRAVGLTEDIGGGGLSIYGESGFPIAEGQKLKCWLLVPYRNSIIEHVNFEAEVVRIKTLETGRQLCMLKFVQISDSERQKIIKFCFERQLDYRTK is encoded by the coding sequence TTGTTTCCTAAAATAAATGAAATTTTATTCATCCAGATTGCTTCTGCAGATGAAAAAGAGGAACACAAAGAGTACAAATCACGCATTGCAGATATGGATGACAGCAGTTTTCTGATTGAGGTCCCAATGCAACAAGGAAGCAGCCGTCTGAAAAGACTTTTTTTCGGAGAGGAACTGTCCATTTCATACATTACGGAAGATGGAGTCAGACATTATTTTAATACCTTTGTCACAGGATTTGAAGAAGATGTGGTTCGTCTTGTTCGTATACGCAAACCGCTTGCGAGCGATATATCCAAAATACAAAGGCGTAGCTTTCTTCGTGTTCATGCAAATCTCGAATTGGCCATCCAGAGTGAAGATCTGACCCGTGCCGTCGGATTGACTGAAGATATTGGTGGCGGTGGATTGTCCATCTACGGCGAATCAGGGTTTCCAATAGCTGAAGGTCAAAAATTGAAATGCTGGTTGCTTGTTCCATACCGGAATTCAATCATAGAACATGTGAATTTTGAAGCTGAAGTCGTGCGGATCAAAACCCTGGAAACCGGCAGACAGCTATGCATGCTGAAATTTGTGCAGATCTCAGATTCGGAGCGCCAGAAAATTATCAAGTTTTGTTTCGAACGGCAACTGGACTATCGCACGAAATAG
- the ypeB gene encoding germination protein YpeB, translating to MYKRLSSVMFPIFAVLLVGALVWGYQENQEKNAILIKAENQYQRAFHDLSFHMDKLHSEIGNTLAVHSTSQGMHRKGLMNVWRLTSEAQNEINQLPLTMLPFNETEEFLSRISNFAYRASMRDLTNEPLSEKEMGNLKKLYQNSSEITKNLQDVQQKVLTDRLRWMDAETAMATQEQSMDNTIVDGFRTVNKKVQEYPELDWGPSVSNIYAKRTVKKLDGMPVTKEQIQSKAAKFSDADSSKIKVQENGKGTDWESYTATVDHANNGKLMMDFTRNGGMLISYSDTRPIGTKKVSRQDAMAKADQFLTNKGYKDMKAVNYDEFGNLGNLTYVRKQGDTLIYPEKMSVRVGLDTGEVTGFQASDFVYEHNDKRKIPKATLTEQQARQKLNSDFEENYVRKSLIENDYSKEVLCYEFGGKINGSRYRIYINANTGIEEAVEEIKPVNATS from the coding sequence ATGTATAAACGTTTAAGTTCAGTTATGTTTCCGATATTTGCGGTTCTGCTGGTCGGTGCGCTCGTGTGGGGCTATCAGGAGAATCAGGAGAAGAATGCGATTCTGATCAAGGCAGAGAACCAATATCAGCGTGCCTTTCACGATTTATCTTTTCATATGGATAAATTGCATTCGGAGATTGGCAACACCTTGGCGGTTCACTCCACATCACAGGGGATGCACCGCAAAGGTTTGATGAATGTATGGCGACTCACCAGTGAAGCACAGAATGAGATTAACCAGCTGCCACTCACCATGCTGCCATTTAACGAGACAGAGGAATTCCTCTCTCGCATTTCCAACTTTGCCTATCGGGCGTCGATGCGTGACTTGACGAACGAGCCGCTCAGTGAGAAGGAAATGGGCAACTTGAAAAAGCTGTATCAGAATTCATCCGAAATTACCAAGAATCTGCAGGATGTACAGCAGAAAGTGCTGACGGACCGTTTGCGCTGGATGGACGCGGAGACTGCTATGGCAACACAAGAGCAATCCATGGATAACACGATTGTTGACGGTTTTCGTACAGTGAATAAAAAGGTGCAGGAATACCCGGAGCTTGATTGGGGTCCTTCCGTATCCAATATCTATGCCAAACGAACAGTCAAGAAACTGGACGGCATGCCGGTGACCAAAGAACAGATTCAGAGCAAGGCTGCAAAATTCTCTGATGCGGACAGCAGCAAAATTAAGGTGCAGGAAAACGGTAAAGGAACAGACTGGGAATCGTATACTGCGACGGTCGATCATGCCAACAATGGCAAACTGATGATGGATTTCACCCGTAATGGGGGGATGCTTATCTCTTATAGTGATACACGTCCGATTGGAACCAAAAAAGTATCTCGTCAGGATGCCATGGCAAAAGCAGATCAATTTCTAACGAATAAAGGCTACAAAGATATGAAAGCCGTCAATTACGACGAATTTGGTAATTTGGGTAACCTTACTTACGTGCGTAAGCAAGGGGACACCTTGATCTATCCTGAGAAAATGTCAGTTCGTGTAGGACTGGATACAGGAGAAGTAACCGGATTTCAGGCGAGTGACTTTGTCTATGAACATAATGACAAGCGCAAAATTCCGAAAGCAACACTTACGGAGCAACAGGCACGTCAAAAGCTCAACTCAGACTTTGAAGAAAATTATGTACGAAAATCTCTGATTGAGAATGATTACAGCAAAGAAGTATTGTGTTATGAATTCGGAGGGAAAATTAACGGTTCTCGTTACCGGATATACATTAATGCGAATACAGGAATAGAAGAAGCGGTTGAAGAGATCAAACCGGTCAATGCAACCTCATAA
- the prsW gene encoding glutamic-type intramembrane protease PrsW: MLLFSVLAAAVAPGLALLTYFYLKDRYDYEPLHMVLRVFLMGILMVLPVMIIQRGMMMWLGDNPYVESILISGGVEEFIKWFVLYHIIYNHTEFDEPYDGILYAVAVSLGFATVENVLYAFAGNASVSAMFLRALLPVSGHAMFAVIMGYYMGKAKFIGGKKKRWYLVLSLVLPFFWHALYDVIMNTMVNYWLWFIAPLMAGLWYGAMGKITRANNRSPFRFVKREEEVKL, from the coding sequence GTGCTTTTGTTTTCGGTCTTAGCGGCAGCAGTTGCTCCGGGTCTCGCCTTGTTAACATACTTTTACCTGAAAGACCGTTATGATTATGAGCCACTTCATATGGTATTGCGAGTGTTCCTCATGGGAATTCTCATGGTATTGCCAGTGATGATCATTCAGCGTGGAATGATGATGTGGCTCGGAGATAATCCTTATGTTGAGTCCATTCTGATCTCAGGTGGCGTGGAAGAATTCATCAAATGGTTCGTGCTTTATCATATCATCTACAATCACACCGAATTTGATGAACCGTATGACGGGATCTTATATGCAGTTGCTGTCTCGCTTGGATTTGCCACAGTTGAGAATGTGTTGTATGCCTTTGCGGGGAATGCATCCGTCTCAGCTATGTTTCTCCGGGCGTTGCTTCCTGTATCAGGGCACGCTATGTTTGCGGTAATCATGGGTTATTACATGGGCAAGGCCAAGTTTATCGGTGGCAAGAAAAAGCGGTGGTACCTGGTTCTTTCCCTTGTGTTACCTTTTTTCTGGCATGCGTTATACGATGTCATCATGAACACCATGGTGAATTATTGGTTATGGTTTATAGCGCCGCTAATGGCGGGCCTGTGGTATGGGGCAATGGGTAAAATCACACGTGCCAATAACCGTTCTCCTTTTCGTTTTGTGAAGCGGGAGGAAGAGGTTAAATTATAA
- a CDS encoding genetic competence negative regulator, with product MKIERLSHDKIRIFLTFDDLSERGIQKEDMWQEIPKVHELFTEMMDQAYSELGFDATGPLAVEVFALPAQGMVVIVTRGKYDPQQYGSGHEDDLPEEVYEMEVTLEQSDSIVYAFKDFEVLIEAAHMLRQHVTDAGRLYSYKDKWFLHLEPDEVDSTKHAALIALLAEFGEGSSVTPAVMEEYGKVVIPAQAIDVICTHFKRQD from the coding sequence ATGAAAATAGAACGACTAAGTCACGATAAGATACGGATTTTCCTGACCTTTGACGATCTGAGCGAGCGCGGAATACAAAAAGAAGATATGTGGCAGGAAATACCTAAGGTTCATGAACTGTTCACTGAAATGATGGATCAGGCCTATTCCGAACTTGGATTTGATGCCACGGGTCCACTCGCTGTCGAAGTATTCGCACTTCCCGCTCAAGGGATGGTTGTCATTGTCACACGTGGAAAATATGATCCGCAACAATATGGTTCAGGTCATGAAGATGATCTTCCTGAAGAAGTATATGAAATGGAAGTTACACTCGAGCAAAGCGATTCCATCGTCTATGCGTTCAAGGACTTTGAAGTGCTCATTGAAGCTGCACATATGTTGCGTCAGCATGTTACGGATGCTGGGAGACTTTATTCTTATAAAGACAAGTGGTTCTTGCATTTGGAGCCAGATGAGGTTGATTCCACCAAACATGCGGCATTGATTGCCTTGCTTGCTGAATTTGGTGAAGGCTCCTCAGTGACTCCGGCAGTTATGGAAGAGTATGGTAAAGTTGTTATTCCTGCACAAGCGATTGATGTTATCTGCACCCACTTCAAACGCCAGGATTAA
- a CDS encoding polysaccharide deacetylase family protein, with protein MFRHTASLIIAASLLLSACGVAEEKTSENSTSAGESTTIQEEQSNSNPAETGEYGTSAPELSANDTTVTEEETESSGKVSTEEKVEKTYHMNENYYIKPNDDTSQSKVVLLTFDDGPKEEKMITSLIDTLDKHNAKAIFFVNGYRVKSHPELLKLIHERGQIVGNHAWDHEDLKKMSNAEAAKQVTDVQKIVKDTIGEEPQFFRPPFGSGNDALKAAVKKNGMLYMTWSNGSLDWDKSTKDKPEKVIQNVMDQLNPGSNILMHELPWTVEALDELLTKLEKKGYAFVDPRAIELEAR; from the coding sequence ATGTTCAGACATACAGCCTCCCTGATTATTGCTGCAAGTTTGCTGCTGTCAGCCTGTGGGGTAGCCGAAGAAAAAACATCAGAAAATTCCACATCAGCAGGCGAATCCACCACGATTCAAGAAGAACAAAGTAATTCTAACCCCGCTGAAACAGGAGAATACGGAACCAGTGCCCCTGAACTCTCAGCGAATGATACAACTGTGACTGAAGAAGAAACCGAATCTTCGGGGAAGGTTTCTACAGAAGAGAAAGTGGAAAAGACCTATCATATGAATGAAAATTATTATATTAAACCGAACGATGATACAAGCCAAAGCAAAGTGGTCTTGTTAACGTTTGATGATGGACCCAAAGAAGAAAAAATGATTACTTCACTAATCGACACTCTTGATAAACACAACGCCAAAGCGATATTTTTCGTCAATGGATATCGGGTGAAAAGTCATCCGGAATTGCTCAAACTTATCCACGAACGAGGTCAGATTGTAGGCAATCATGCCTGGGATCATGAGGATCTCAAAAAAATGTCTAATGCTGAAGCGGCAAAACAGGTTACAGATGTCCAAAAAATAGTGAAGGATACCATTGGTGAAGAACCGCAATTCTTCCGCCCACCTTTTGGATCGGGTAATGATGCACTGAAAGCTGCTGTGAAGAAAAATGGCATGTTATATATGACATGGTCTAATGGTTCCCTTGATTGGGATAAAAGCACCAAAGACAAACCGGAAAAAGTCATTCAAAATGTAATGGACCAGTTAAATCCAGGAAGTAATATTTTGATGCATGAATTGCCATGGACGGTTGAAGCATTGGATGAGTTACTGACCAAGCTCGAAAAGAAAGGCTACGCATTTGTCGATCCGCGTGCAATCGAATTGGAAGCTCGTTAA
- a CDS encoding metallophosphoesterase, whose translation MIGILLLSHMWRQAHVHQLIEEEVEVPHLPTSFDGAMILYVSDTHKRKLKQKDLENFKNKVDWVLIGGDVAERGISWSLVRHNMKLLSNIAPSFTVYGNHDKRAGTAQLARILQQSGVQLLQDNVEYLQRGNDKLSLIGIDYRSRQGDELLEQIGDSFCKIAIVHDPLQALRLEQNADLILSGHTHGGQLVLPFFGPVFLSKAYRPISNGWYSLKRNPEDVHQEGKMLVSRGYGTNHLPLRLGCPAEMHIITLRAPAEKALTEKQP comes from the coding sequence TTGATTGGAATTTTGCTACTCTCTCATATGTGGCGTCAAGCCCATGTTCATCAATTGATTGAAGAAGAGGTCGAAGTTCCTCATCTGCCAACATCCTTTGATGGGGCCATGATTTTGTATGTATCCGACACTCATAAGCGCAAGCTAAAGCAGAAGGATCTGGAAAACTTTAAAAACAAGGTGGACTGGGTTCTGATCGGTGGGGATGTTGCGGAAAGAGGAATCTCATGGTCTCTAGTAAGACATAATATGAAACTCTTATCGAACATTGCTCCTTCTTTTACCGTGTATGGCAACCATGACAAGCGGGCTGGTACCGCTCAACTTGCTCGTATTCTTCAGCAATCGGGCGTTCAGCTCTTGCAGGATAATGTGGAATATCTACAAAGGGGCAACGACAAATTAAGCCTGATCGGTATAGATTATCGTTCCAGACAGGGCGATGAATTGTTAGAGCAGATCGGCGACAGTTTTTGCAAAATTGCGATTGTTCATGATCCTTTGCAGGCCCTTCGCTTGGAGCAAAATGCAGATCTTATTTTAAGTGGTCATACACATGGCGGGCAATTGGTATTACCATTTTTTGGACCCGTTTTCCTTAGTAAAGCGTATCGTCCCATATCGAATGGGTGGTACTCCCTGAAGCGCAATCCGGAGGACGTTCATCAAGAAGGTAAAATGCTGGTCAGCAGAGGATACGGTACGAATCATCTTCCTCTCCGACTAGGTTGTCCTGCGGAGATGCATATCATCACATTAAGAGCGCCCGCGGAAAAAGCACTTACAGAGAAACAGCCTTGA
- a CDS encoding type II CAAX endopeptidase family protein translates to MKKFKFPKFKIQKAEPQQLTERLLLINLYFTQGLTLIIGVVWILLQKRNLLDVLAWPDNYQFVWWGLGLAGIMLVMDLVLSYVIPQESMDDGGINEMLFRGRPIWHIVCIAAIVAVCEELLFRGAIQHAIGPYWTSILFAVIHIRYLRHWIPTGWVFVSSYGLGWIYLQSGTLWAPILCHFIIDLVSGLAIRFRRGS, encoded by the coding sequence ATGAAAAAATTCAAGTTTCCCAAGTTCAAGATTCAGAAGGCTGAGCCACAGCAGCTCACCGAGCGTTTGCTTTTAATCAATCTATACTTTACTCAAGGTCTGACACTGATTATCGGAGTTGTGTGGATCTTATTGCAAAAACGAAACTTGTTAGATGTACTCGCATGGCCTGACAATTACCAATTTGTATGGTGGGGTCTTGGTCTTGCTGGCATTATGCTTGTTATGGACTTGGTACTGTCGTATGTTATACCTCAGGAAAGCATGGATGACGGTGGAATTAACGAGATGTTGTTCCGTGGACGTCCGATCTGGCACATTGTATGTATAGCAGCCATTGTTGCTGTGTGTGAGGAATTATTATTCCGTGGAGCCATTCAACATGCCATCGGTCCTTACTGGACAAGTATTTTATTTGCAGTTATCCACATTCGTTATTTGCGCCACTGGATTCCAACAGGCTGGGTGTTTGTCTCAAGTTATGGATTGGGTTGGATTTACCTGCAATCCGGCACATTATGGGCGCCTATATTATGTCACTTTATTATTGATTTGGTGTCCGGATTAGCGATACGTTTTCGGAGGGGATCATGA